TTAGAGTGTTTTGAGGTTGTTGAGTGCCGAGTAGCTTGTACATATTGCTgcgtttcatttatttaaaaaatgcaaagaagaaaagacaaaagaaacaaacttttGTGTCTGCTGAATCTTCCTAAGCtagtgaaaatatgaaaaggaAACCCGGCTATGAAGACTTGTAGGCCCGAAAATGATCAAAGTCGTGCTTTTCACTGTATATTCTAATTACCTATAAAGCACACGACAGCTCTGGATGCTAATAATCTTCAAAATTTTTGATGTTGGAATAAGTTTGATCTGGAGCTCCTGACAACAAACTCTCCCTCTCGGTTACCATGGAGACGCAGTTGCCGTACATACACCCCCAGTTTTATCCCACTCCTGCCTCATCCCATCTGTCTTGCTCTTCATTTTGATGCTGCTTTTGTGAGACATTGTCAGTGCTGTCCATCGTCATTCATGTTTCGCTCGGGTTCAAATTGAAAAAGGCTAAACAGATGTCATGTTTATGTCGCTGAACAGTCACCACAGGGTCCCGAAGCCCGCCAGTGCAACCTTATGACGACACTACCCAGAGTGCATTGTGACGTTAACAACAATGGCGACCTAcgagttagttttttttttaatatcactttattaTAACTGATACtaacatttatcttttaagAACTACAAGTCTTCATAGCTGGGGTtcctttaataaaaaacattttctgagctGCAGATCATATAAACCAAACATTAAGTGGTCAATACAtcataaataaagagaaagaacaTTTGTAGAGAATTGGCAGTTTAACATAATTGTTGCATGAGTTCACAGaatacaattaaattaaatgtttgttttttttttaaaatttgtttacAAGTGACGTCCTGTGAACACCTGACTGTTACTGGGAGCAGTTCACAGGTGACGCCAGTGGGGGCGATAGCGAGCTACTGACGTGTGGTTACTACTAAAAATTAAACATAGAAGAAGACGACGCTCTGCAACAAGCGAGACTGAATGCAAATAATGCAGAAAGGAACCACATGAGAAGTATTTAAAGGctttgaagtctttttttttttcttttaaagtccACATTGATTTGCCAGACTAAAGGATTTTGGAGCAAACATGGCGGCTACGGAAACTGGCGATGGACATCAACGTATGGCCACCAATCAAGACTCGCCTGCTGGCGCGGTAATTTTCTGCACGTTGTTACGGCTGTGTAGATTCCTTATAACGTTGTTATGTTAAGATGTTTATATATCTAGGATAGCTTCATCTGGAGTAGATGATTCATTTGCACAGTGGTTAGTTGTTGTGGCGTGTGTTACGCGACAACAGCTAGCTAACCGTAGCGAGCTAACAGACAGGTGTGCACAAGTGTAAGCAAGCTAGCCTTAGCTTAGCGAGCGTTCAGCTAGTTATCCTGTTTATAGGTCATTTCATTTGCAGACATGTCATTATAACATGGCTGAATTAAAGGAAGCGACACACACGGAGGTAAATGCACAATTTCTTTCCGAATGGGCGCTGGGTTGTAGCTGTTAGCTCCACATCCCTGCAGCAGTAGCGCTGGTTGTGTTTACATTACAAGAGCAGTGCTGTCGGATCAGCAACAAGCTAATCTGTTTTCTTCATGTGATCGCACTAAATAACACTGAACTGACAGcgtgtgtgcacagtgtgtcagtgtcatgtACCTTTTAATCACCCGTGTTTTTATACCAGCTGTCTCTTTATTCAAGCACATCGGCTTTTATCACGTTTAAGCTAGCTCCATTGTAAAGTTAACTACATTTTCTACATGAGCACATTGCAGGACTCATATATTGCGATTGAAACGCATAATGAGCCTAAAAAATGGCACTGTGTagtctggagaagaaattcaaactcagaatatgaatatttacagtattaatgaggcaGTGATacaactcagaaatatttagtttttcccataactgaataaacaagctgttctcagaggaaaataagttcccagaacactgtttgtttatatgtggtggaccctgccacccttcttGCTTCAAAGTACaacagtttgaaattgtgttgtcattaaaggtcagtttgtttattcagtttattcagtcatcaaaacaaagaacatctgtttatttagtttgttcagggAAAGAAAAACCAGTCTTTGTCATCTGATTTACATTTATCTCcccaaactacacagtgctcctttttaaaggaacagttcgcccCAAAAAATAGATGCTGTCACTATCTACCTGTCCCCATGCcagtggaaagtcaggtgaagttttgtcatccacaaaacatttctggagcttcacagcaaaacagtgttgtagcgttctcctgaacaactgaagtaaacggagacttgttttaaaacgaaAAAGACCTATCCTGTTTATTGCCCTGTCAAtcatttgggggaaaaaaacaaacaaacaaaaaatcattGGTTAACCTtatctctgaagtgtgttcctTCATTTCCTGAAAGCATTTCTTCATTAGAAGTCACACGATGAGGGTTGGtgtgttgggttttagtgtgtttcttcATGCACCTCCTGTAGATTTCAgtacagctgtcaccacagtctggcccACAGCAAGATTCAGCGATGTAATGACCCttccttatttttttaagttactCTAACCCGTCTACAGTGGGTGCATTCACCCGACTGCACTTTGAGGGTGTTGAATACATATTTCCAAATCTATTTGAGATCTCTTGGGTTCCAGCGATGTGGACTGTGCTAGAAGAGCTGTATGAGGGGATTAGATTATAATTTCTaggtagttttttttatgtttgaaataATTCTCCATCAAATTCAGCTGTTTCGGAGAACGctgcaacattgttttgctgtgaaactcctgAAACGTTATGTGGACGACAAAACTTCCATTTGCATTGGGCTGAACTTTTGGGTGAGCTCATCCTTTAAACCTGCTCTTTCAGTTGTGTTGTGAAAAATCAACCGTGTGAAGTATCGATACTTTTGCCAACCTCAGCAGTTAATAAGACTGTTTTGTAAATACATGATGAGGTTTTTTTAAGTAAAGCTTCAGCATGGCCATTCAACTAATGATGGCTTTTGTTTTACATGCTTGAAGTATTATCCTGGGATTGTACAGAATAATTGTTTATTGTCTGACACAGGtgacagaggaggtggaaggaGAGTCGGTGGAAGCTGTTTCAGAGCCAAGATCATCAGTGGATGTTAAAGACCCAGAGCTTGCTTGCCGAGCCTCTCCGAGCCTCTCTGAACGTGGAGAGCAGGACGactttgttgctgctgaaaaagagatggaaagtaaagaaactgaacaaaaagaaactgaggCTGAATCCGCGTCTCCTGAAAACGAACCGTCTTCACAGTCGTCCTTCTTTACAGAAGTCAGCACAGTTTTGGTTCAGGGTGGTGAATCGGATAGCACATCAGCGTCTGAACAAGAGGTGAAAACTGAGGAAGACTCTGAGTTATACGAAGAAAATGTTGCAGCAAAGGACAACAGCTcagaggaaagtcctgcaggaCCCGACATCAGTGAGGACTCAAATACAGACAAGACATCTGAACACAAGGAggcaacaaacacagatgaaaagacGAGCACAGACATCGACGCACAGCAGGAAAAGTCGTCTCTATTGAGGGTTTCAACAGCGGACGACCTCGACGAGATGATGGACATTGGAACGGTGGATCAGGTGGAGCAGGAAGCTCTGatgaaagaagaggaagtgaaCTGTTTGATGGATGTGGAGAGCAGCCGTTCACCTGCCTTTTCTAATACAGGTAAAGtaaaagttttctttctttgttatttttggcTCAGTTTTTGCTCTCATgatgcagagaaacattttcaaagggGAGAGCTTATTGCTTATTGAAGTTTTTAGACAGTTATGGAGCTAATGAAGTGTCATACATGACAACTGTGTGTAAAATTACGATCTCATGTATGTAACACCAGACATGTTTGAAGGGGGCTATTTTGAGGTCTATTTAACAACTCTAAAAGAAAATTGATAAATTATTAGATTAATAGTAATTCTGGAATTTGCTGTGGCAGGTAATATATTCCTTTACATTAACTGAGGGGCCTGATGTGCCGTCAGCTGATCAGTGTCTGTGGCCGTAGTTGTTGCCATGTGTGCCACATTGTGGGCGGCTCTTCGGTTTACTCACCATCTTGAATTGTTGGCAGAACCGTCAGCGTTAGAAATCACTCTGACTGGCTGTTCAGCCAAGCaaaatgagaagagaaacagaaacagagggatAGTCTTTTCATATCGTTGGTGTTAGTATCCATTATTTCACCTAATGAGTGTGGCCTCTCCCTATTTTTTAGCCTCCACCTCTTCACcagtgctgttttttattttgttgctcgGGCAATGTATGAAAAACACTCTAATGGCAGTCTTCAAACGTTTACTCATAAACTGGTGGCTGCGCAGACCTGGAGCAACTTCTGTTACTATTTAAATGatgaaaggcttttttttggCAGAGCCTTTAAGTTGGGAACTAGTTaacagagctgagctgagccaCAGAAATACAGAGCTGAGATCTAGTTCAAAGGTAGTTCAGCAGGGCAGAAGCGCTCCAACATAGTTCTACTTCTCCAGTTAAAAGTACTTGGAAGCTGCTCACAGCTCTGCAGCGTCCCACTAATTTCTATGTTTTAAAATTTCTCTCGCAGCCACTGATGCAGAGGACAGGATCTCTGTTAAGGAGGAAACAGATGTAGAGCCCGCTGTAGTAGCTCCACCTGCAGAGGAGGACCAGGTGGAGGACGTGAAAGTGGCTGTAGACTCGATGCAGTCCagcctgtctcctctgtctgaaactaCACTCAGTGGTGAGTGTCGTCAGAGCAGCGCTGTTTCCccaaaagcacaaaaatgtttaataataaaaGCAAGTGTGTGTGATCAGTTTCCCCCCGTCATCAACAGTAGTATTGAATAATGCCGATTTCAAGACACTCTATTGAAGTTAGAGATTCCAGAATCTACTTTAcactttttattcagtgttaacTTACTGACATGTTGCTCGTGTTCCTGTAGGGAGGGAGAGCTCGTCACCAGTGACCATGGTGAACGGGATGAAGGTGGTTAAGCTCGACACTGTAAGTACAAGACAGTAAAACTGCCTCAGTGTGACAGGTTTGTATTTTCACTGCTTAAATGTCACATTAGTGAAATTAGATCACTTTCAGTTTCCTAGAAATatctttaaatatgttgtttcttttcaaagaacacattaatgcagccATTGGGTCCTTTTGTTCATCCTCAGTGTTTTATTGGATAGTAAATGTGTTTATACATCCTGTTGTTAATGAACACGGCTGAGACAGTTTTGTAAAAACAATTTATggtgtttttaaattaataaattactCTGCACAAGAAATATGACTGCGTggttttatgaaaaaaaatacatgcttGATCTCAATATTGCAAATTAATTCTGTGTTCTGTGATTTTGCTCTGACAACATGAGTACAAATACAGAAATTGTAGTATTATTTCTCTAACAACTTACTAAAACCTACATGTACATCTGAGAGATTTGCTAATATTCTTTTTATACTTGTCTTTGTACaagttgtcatgtttttgaatTTTACATCAGCGTTAGTATGTAGTAAGGCTGGGATGTTACCATGGAAGTTGGAATCTGCATCAAAATCTTCAATAATGTaatttttcttgtcttgtcctGTTGTAGGACAGGTTACAGGTCGGCACTTCGCCAGTCAAGTCGTCTCCTTCACCACCTTTGGTCAAGGTGAAGGATGAGCCCTCTGACGATGAGTACGAACAAGCCCTGATATCCTCGACGTCTTCAGCGAGCGTGAAAGACGAGCCCAACACAAGGGTGAGACACACACTTCTGAGGAATATTAAAAGTTCAGCCTTTCATGTTAATCTGATTGTCACAACAAGGTCAATCAGAAATAGAGGTTATGTGCAACATGGCCACTGCTAGCAGCTTGTCTACTGTCCAAAGTAAAAAACATCTGCAAGAGTCCCAATCTGACCcagaaaccctgatctcagtgaTATTTAAAGACACACGACCTCTTGTGTTTGGACATGGAAGATTATGATGTGATGAAGACCGCAGACACTTATTATGAATAATTTGAGAGATTCACACTAGACGTTCATTCAGGATTTGATGGATCCAGAGACACTGACCTCTGCCTCACTGATCTGTTATCAACAGGAGGATTTGAGGATTGGATCGGTCTTCTCAGTGAACTCAGCGTCTGAAACACAGACGCTGCCCATCATCAATCCGTCCTCCATGTACATGTACTGCTCCCACTGCAATAAGAACCTGAGGAAAGGGCAGACTGCTTTCCAGAGGAAGGGTTCCCCAGCACTCTTCTGCTCCACCGAATGCCTCACCACATCTCTGCCTGCAGTCAAAGGAAACTCTAAGACCTGCCACAACTGCCAAAAGTGAGTTCAACAGGGGGCAGCATCATCGTTACATACTTAGACAGTGAAGAATATAACAATATAGCTGCAGATAAACTGGATTGTGTCAGAGTTCACTGAGCTCGgatctcctctctttctctcaggttgATATTTCGGCCTCAGGACGTCATTCTGGCTCCGGACGGTAAAGGAGCCATGAAGGACTTCTGCAGCCAGAACTGTCTGACCTCCTTCAACTACAAGAGGAGCACCGCCGCCAAAAAGTCAACACATCCGACAGCACCACAGTCACTCTGCAGCATGTGTACCAGATACTGCATCGTAAGTCAGACAGAACAGGGCTGCAATTTTCACAGTGTATTGATCTGCCAGTTATCTTGAAAAACACCTGCTATAATTTCTCAGAGTTCAAGGTGAAAtctagtcttttttttaatctgacctACTTTTTCAGATCTGAAAATCTTCAGTTAACAGTCAGATGAAAACGTAAAGTGAGAGCAGTCAATTTACTGAAAAACTTAACTGATGGATTCAGTCAAAATTTCTGTTGACTGACTTTTATAGATGAGTTTCCTAATTGTTTTAGCTTTAAAATAAGGACAAAGATTGTCCTGTGAATAACATTACATAGTAGTACAGAGTTACTACACGCAGCCTTTTAGCACTCTGTCCCTGTAACTGAAGGGTTCATTTCTGAAacaacacacttttttgttgtCATCCGTCCTCCAGAGCAAACACGAGGTGATCCTGACCGGTGCCGTCCACAAGCTCTGCAGTGACGCCTGCTTCAACCGTTTCCGTACCGTGAACAACTTGTCCATGGCCGGCTGTGCGAACTGCGGCTCCTACTGCCACAACAAGCCGCTCATGCTGAAGATGGACCGCAGCAGCAAAACTCTGTGCAACGCAGAGTGTCTGGCCAAGTACAAAGAGGtatgaaaattaaatgtaaaaaaataaaatcagagacTAACAGGAATGTGTTTGGGTCAGAGACTGTCATGGCCGACTTAAcatcccttctttctttttgtattcTCACTCTTGTAATAGAAAACCAAGACGACTCAGCCGTGTACGATGTGTCGCACCACCCGTTTGCTGGCAGAAATGGTTGACGTCAAAAACAGCGACGAGTCGGTGAACCTCTTCTGTAGCAGCAGTTGTGTGATGGCGTTCAAAGTCCAGACCGTCAGTGCATCAGGTACCACAAGACTTTGATGTGTGCGTCAGTACTGTACTCATGAACATTGTCTTTTAATAAAACTTGCTTTCTTTCTCAAAGGTGCTCGGTTGTGTTGTGATAATTGCGGCAAACACACAGTCCCGGCCTACCACCTGGCCATGTCCGACACCTCCATCAGGAACTTCTGCACTCTGCCGTGTGTCATGGCTTTTCAGGTACAGCTCAGCTTGTGCTCGATCAAAACTCGTTTATGACGCTTGTCGTTAAATCATGTTGGAAATCAAAACTGTTTGTACTTGAAGGCTGGGTGAAAAGCTGGGGGTGGAGGAGTTGTTTAAATTTTgggttttgggttttttaaGTTTATATCTTTGGAGGAGAGATTTGGGCACCTGCTGtaagaaaattgtgtttttcttgatttaGAAAAAAGCATTTTGGACATATATTATCACTgtatctgtgtttaaaaaatccaccaaaactcacatttgtttttgtgctgatttgatttgacacaCTTTGCTTATTCTGCACCAAAGACAGTACCTCACATTGGATTTCAACCCAACactctattgtttttttctggcactGCAGGAAAAGTTCAAGAAATCCCAGAAACAGGTTAACGTTTTTACCAAGTTACCTGTCGGATCCACTCAGATCCAGTCCGTCATTCCCATCCAATCTCAGCGAGAAGCTTCCAAAGGATCAAAGAAACTgagctgctccctctgctcccgTGGCATCACTTTTAAACCTGAAGTCATCCAGATCAAGGTaacttgtgtatttgtgtgttgtaaTGTGTGTTCAGTCTACTGGAATCTTATATTACATACAGTTTTGCATATAAAATACTTCTTTGACACTTCCAGGCTGATGAGAATAGATTTGATTCTCAATTTCTGATGGCATTACCAGTAAGGATCACAAGAATTCactaaaaaaactgttttcacctCTTTGTAATCTGTCCATCTGTAATGTGGACAGATGATTAATCGTTAATTTCAACTCCGTGTGTGTAGGACAAGATGGTTTTCGTGTGCAGCGTGGATTGTTCTCACGAGTTCAAGAAAACCAACTTTGTGACTTCCCTGTGTGAATACTGTAAGATGGAAAAGATCACCAAAGATGCCAAGAGAATTAACAACAAGGACTGCTTCTTCTGCAGCGACGGTAGGGTgacagtttgatattttgaataTCAGGGCCAATGAGCATGATGTcaaattatggtcccatttagagtaaaactGACAATAAAGCAGGGTATGATTGAGGTCACGGTAATCATGGCATGTCCTCAGGGTCTCAGCCAGATCAGATCAGGATATCCTCCACCAGCTGTCTTTAGTTctgggttaaaaaaacaaaaacaaagatggtgaCAGCTGTAATGCCAAACTTGAGGCTTCAGCACAATAATCCActaaccactgagtgacatcacggTGGGTTTacactctcctctccctcctctcaagGCTGTAAACTCCTCTTCCGACACGACCTGACTAAAAACTGGGGGAAACACTGTCACTCCTGCGTCTACTGCCACTCTGTGTCCAAGAAGCTGGTGACGGCTCAGTACGGAGGCTCGACCGAGGAGTTCTGCTCTGAGGAGTGCAGGTCCAAATACACCATGCTCTTCTGCCATGTAAGCAAGACGCCTCGATGTGGTTATCAGTATAACCAAAGTGATGCTCTGCCTCGACTCAGCGTTTACCCACTGTTTTCTCTCAGGTTGCAAAGTGTGACACCTGCGGCCGTAAAGGGAAACTGAAGCAGAGTCTCGCCATGCTGGGAGAAGTCAAACACTTCTGTGACCTGACGTGTCTGCTGCAGTTCTGCTCGGATAAAGTGGCCACGCAGGGTGAGGTCTTCAAAGGTGTGTATTCTTGTTCCCATTTCAAGTTATATTTCGTTGATCAGCTGAACCTGACTTGTTGGTTAAAATGTTATGATCTGTAATCATCGCTGTGACATTGTTAGGTACCGGGGAGGACACGCCCGTCATCGCCAATGTCATCTCGCTGGCAGGAACTCCCCCGGGGAAATCCAGTGCTTCTGAGCGAGCTGCGcagcaaagtaaacaaaaacGCTTAAACAagcatttaaatgtactttgtaaTGGAACTGCTATGATTGGTCAATGGATGCATTTATCGGAAAAAATAATAACCGGAAATtaatttctcagtttttttacttttcaagcaaaaatgtaaaaactttgTGAGACATTTCTTTGAACAGATGATTTAATCCTTAAATATTGTGTAttcactgaaaattaaaaagctgaagcTCTACTGTGTAACACGCTGTATCCTGATTCAACTATTTGCCAGTGTTCATTGAGAAGGTTTTTATACTTTGTCACTTTCTCAGCAGGCACAGGCTCTACCTTTCAATCAAAGAACTCTGGACATGTAAGTTGTCGTGTTTTATTTGCGTATTATAGTAGTAGTATTACAACTTTTGATCTTCATGTTCTCAAAATGATCATTTACATGCCATTCTGATGGCAAATGAATCATGTTTGACCGGCACAGAATCAGACGTTGGTTCACTGTTGAGTCTGTGGTGCACAGACGGCCATTTGTGGGAATCTGCGCTCTGGCTGCCACTCATTTTTGAACATTATTAGTTTTGAAGTTGTTTATGTGTCACGTGTCGACCCTTCAGATCAGTATTCAGACAGATCCAGTGAagtcagctcctcctcctcctggaccAAAGATCCTGAAGAACAAGGCTCTGCTCTGCAGACCGCTGGTGCAGAATAAAGGGGTCTCATGCAGAACACAGACAGCCGACTGTGAAGTACAAACAGGtaaattcaacacacacaccttcaaaaACTctactgtttttattcttttaagtGTCGTAAGAagctataataataataattatatcaatcaaaataataatagcGATTGTGTAACACAGTGACACTATGAAACTAAAAAATATCATACCTTTGCAACCCCACCCAGCAAAAAAGTTTATTATGAATTCAAAATATATgttaaaaagtgttaaaaaaatgtttcagaacTCAGAATTATTTTCCTGAACACGACTTCATTAAAGCTCAAAGTTTGTGTTCTATATTTAACCAAATACttgccatgtttttttattttactgaggATTATATTGTTGCTCCTGTTGAAACTAATcctcactttttattttcttattttctctctctaaaGACATCTCCTTCCCTCGAGTCATGATTGTGCCTGTCCCAGTGCCGGTGTACATTCCTGTACCGATGAACATGTACAGCCAGTGTACCCCTGAACCTGTGGGCCTGCCAGTTCCGGTACGTCAGACACCACAAACAAGTCTGGTTTTCAAGTGTTAGGTTGCTAAAGTAAAACCCCATCACAAAGGAATTATCTCATCCTCAGAATTAAGAGATTAAATAACTATTAGACAACAATCTAGAACCTCACAGCCTCTTTTATTCTAACCTTTGTCTCCCACAGCTACCTGTACCCATGTTCCTTCCTGTGACCATGGACAGCGCTGAACGCATCGTGGAAACCATCCAGGAG
This window of the Acanthopagrus latus isolate v.2019 chromosome 3, fAcaLat1.1, whole genome shotgun sequence genome carries:
- the zmym4 gene encoding zinc finger MYM-type protein 4 isoform X4, with product MAELKEATHTEVTEEVEGESVEAVSEPRSSVDVKDPELACRASPSLSERGEQDDFVAAEKEMESKETEQKETEAESASPENEPSSQSSFFTEVSTVLVQGGESDSTSASEQEVKTEEDSELYEENVAAKDNSSEESPAGPDISEDSNTDKTSEHKEATNTDEKTSTDIDAQQEKSSLLRVSTADDLDEMMDIGTVDQVEQEALMKEEEVNCLMDVESSRSPAFSNTATDAEDRISVKEETDVEPAVVAPPAEEDQVEDVKVAVDSMQSSLSPLSETTLSGRESSSPVTMVNGMKVVKLDTDRLQVGTSPVKSSPSPPLVKVKDEPSDDEYEQALISSTSSASVKDEPNTREDLRIGSVFSVNSASETQTLPIINPSSMYMYCSHCNKNLRKGQTAFQRKGSPALFCSTECLTTSLPAVKGNSKTCHNCQKLIFRPQDVILAPDGKGAMKDFCSQNCLTSFNYKRSTAAKKSTHPTAPQSLCSMCTRYCISKHEVILTGAVHKLCSDACFNRFRTVNNLSMAGCANCGSYCHNKPLMLKMDRSSKTLCNAECLAKYKEKTKTTQPCTMCRTTRLLAEMVDVKNSDESVNLFCSSSCVMAFKVQTVSASGARLCCDNCGKHTVPAYHLAMSDTSIRNFCTLPCVMAFQEKFKKSQKQVNVFTKLPVGSTQIQSVIPIQSQREASKGSKKLSCSLCSRGITFKPEVIQIKDKMVFVCSVDCSHEFKKTNFVTSLCEYCKMEKITKDAKRINNKDCFFCSDGCKLLFRHDLTKNWGKHCHSCVYCHSVSKKLVTAQYGGSTEEFCSEECRSKYTMLFCHVAKCDTCGRKGKLKQSLAMLGEVKHFCDLTCLLQFCSDKVATQGEVFKGTGEDTPVIANVISLAGTPPGKSSASERAAQQTGTGSTFQSKNSGHISIQTDPVKSAPPPPGPKILKNKALLCRPLVQNKGVSCRTQTADCEVQTDISFPRVMIVPVPVPVYIPVPMNMYSQCTPEPVGLPVPLPVPMFLPVTMDSAERIVETIQEIKEKIPSDPFEAELILMAEMVAEQDEKNDTSQRPKEKVVLKEKDRPPAPAPPPEDHTSNYSDDLDTDDLASLLNTWEEASSDVGVRSPSQLYSGEKLNPIMDIPVVEPFTEAPPPAPPPMDIEADVTVETLERMARLREHAERSPSPPPAVTRRRQAPRKAREKKGRKRVSKTAEVSSQKGSSNKALTALTEIPKLKSQYGVDAWKRWIQWRKTQPNLEKPRFGSRPMELKEDVLQCTTAELSYGLCCFITELKRPNGEPYSPDSLFYLCLGIQQYLFENGRVENIFMDRFYNKFSTEFTNMLRGFKPSITASGYIHSRVEEEFLWDCKQLGAYSPIVLLNTLLFFCCKYFGFTTVEQHRQLSFAHVMRCTKTNPNYTKTTFLRFYPPLAVNEGESDPEVPAKRRKEEDSKEDILEMMENTENPLRCPVRLYEFYLSKCSESVKQRTNLFYLHPERCCVPNSPLWFSSTPLDDSTMEAMLTRILTVRELHLKTGTDGGTARKPPEDPPFIPEDEDGDSD
- the zmym4 gene encoding zinc finger MYM-type protein 4 isoform X2, which produces MPKNSRAARERRREAARRARAAESEEARAARLAKGAARMAKKRAQESLQMRAERLSVEAARIARKRAKQRLQMRAGRLAAEAAQIARKRANRRPQRRVECPASKAVHIANMWATEVSEVRVERWAWDLQQEEETSADQVTEEVEGESVEAVSEPRSSVDVKDPELACRASPSLSERGEQDDFVAAEKEMESKETEQKETEAESASPENEPSSQSSFFTEVSTVLVQGGESDSTSASEQEVKTEEDSELYEENVAAKDNSSEESPAGPDISEDSNTDKTSEHKEATNTDEKTSTDIDAQQEKSSLLRVSTADDLDEMMDIGTVDQVEQEALMKEEEVNCLMDVESSRSPAFSNTATDAEDRISVKEETDVEPAVVAPPAEEDQVEDVKVAVDSMQSSLSPLSETTLSGRESSSPVTMVNGMKVVKLDTDRLQVGTSPVKSSPSPPLVKVKDEPSDDEYEQALISSTSSASVKDEPNTREDLRIGSVFSVNSASETQTLPIINPSSMYMYCSHCNKNLRKGQTAFQRKGSPALFCSTECLTTSLPAVKGNSKTCHNCQKLIFRPQDVILAPDGKGAMKDFCSQNCLTSFNYKRSTAAKKSTHPTAPQSLCSMCTRYCISKHEVILTGAVHKLCSDACFNRFRTVNNLSMAGCANCGSYCHNKPLMLKMDRSSKTLCNAECLAKYKEKTKTTQPCTMCRTTRLLAEMVDVKNSDESVNLFCSSSCVMAFKVQTVSASGARLCCDNCGKHTVPAYHLAMSDTSIRNFCTLPCVMAFQEKFKKSQKQVNVFTKLPVGSTQIQSVIPIQSQREASKGSKKLSCSLCSRGITFKPEVIQIKDKMVFVCSVDCSHEFKKTNFVTSLCEYCKMEKITKDAKRINNKDCFFCSDGCKLLFRHDLTKNWGKHCHSCVYCHSVSKKLVTAQYGGSTEEFCSEECRSKYTMLFCHVAKCDTCGRKGKLKQSLAMLGEVKHFCDLTCLLQFCSDKVATQGEVFKGTGEDTPVIANVISLAGTPPGKSSASERAAQQSTGSTFQSKNSGHISIQTDPVKSAPPPPGPKILKNKALLCRPLVQNKGVSCRTQTADCEVQTDISFPRVMIVPVPVPVYIPVPMNMYSQCTPEPVGLPVPLPVPMFLPVTMDSAERIVETIQEIKEKIPSDPFEAELILMAEMVAEQDEKNDTSQRPKEKVVLKEKDRPPAPAPPPEDHTSNYSDDLDTDDLASLLNTWEEASSDVGVRSPSQLYSGEKLNPIMDIPVVEPFTEAPPPAPPPMDIEADVTVETLERMARLREHAERSPSPPPAVTRRRQAPRKAREKKGRKRVSKTAEVSSQKGSSNKALTALTEIPKLKSQYGVDAWKRWIQWRKTQPNLEKPRFGSRPMELKEDVLQCTTAELSYGLCCFITELKRPNGEPYSPDSLFYLCLGIQQYLFENGRVENIFMDRFYNKFSTEFTNMLRGFKPSITASGYIHSRVEEEFLWDCKQLGAYSPIVLLNTLLFFCCKYFGFTTVEQHRQLSFAHVMRCTKTNPNYTKTTFLRFYPPLAVNEGESDPEVPAKRRKEEDSKEDILEMMENTENPLRCPVRLYEFYLSKCSESVKQRTNLFYLHPERCCVPNSPLWFSSTPLDDSTMEAMLTRILTVRELHLKTGTDGGTARKPPEDPPFIPEDEDGDSD